The genomic window GCGCCCACGCgggcgtgggccgtgggccgcCTTGCCATTTTGGGTCGACACAGGAAAAGCAAGGGCCCAGTttcggtttttttttctttttcctggaaaattgaaaatacaaattggctcaaaagaaaaatagaaaaaggtattttacctgtgggtaaaattcaagaaattgagcatATGTTTTCCGCTGCGAAAGAAAAGTTCATcctccagtgattttgaaccgacatgatatttaactggagaaaagaaaagattttccagaaaatgtttattccctggaaattgattaatggattaaagaaaatagaaaaagaaattttccctgtgggtaaaattaaaGGAAAAGAGAGTTTTCCCACAGCTAAAGaaaagtatattctccagttATATTGAACCAACATGCTATTTacttggagaaaaagaaaaggttttccgctgctaaagaaactgttgattctccagttattttgaaccaatgtggtatttaattggagaaaaagagttttgatataattacgatgttgttattttctgaccaacgttgttaataacagtATCGTAATgataatgatttatgcattaattttgcttctgcccaacggtgatgtagaattagtgtataagaaaagttgataattttaataatttatgcattgattctacttctgcccaacggtgatgtagaattaatgtgtaagaacaattgtgaaagttaatgatttatgcattaattctatttttgcccaacggtgatgtagaattagtgtataagaatagttgtatgttttgattttgatcaacgttggaatcaaggcatgcaaatggtgttatttctatgttaagaaaagttttaacCTGGTTTTTCATCTTgtttgaggtggactgggtagtcacctcaccgtgttccactgggtttatggcaccggtgagggagacaaaagtgaatgatgccatttgggcaactaaagagagggattttgaaccccaaaagatatcctatgactccttgggcataggaaatgaatcactaccaacaagaaaaagtttggctgtgataaagaacatgattgaacctgcaattgtaggctaaatcccagagtgtgacacggtcactgagtacctcgatagaataaagagtcagttcactggctcttcaaagacatatgctactcagctgaagtggtggcataagagagctcatgatgcgttgtcgaaattatggcactatcgttcaggccatatttcgagggggagaatagaaagacaagttaagaatgatgttcttcctccattagagctctcagattaagaacaatgcagagaatgcataaaagaaaagtatgtaaagaaagatgctaaatgaagcgtaggaattttatagattattcacacagacatctgtggtcagtttcctgtaaagagtgtggatagtTATGatccattcacagatgattactcccatcatgactatatttatccaatcaaagaaagaaaagatgtattggataaatttaagatattaaatatTAAAgacagtcaggtctgaccgtggaggagtactacggtcagcataccctaaaagaatggcatagtagcccagtattctacaccgggcgaacctcagcagaatagagtagctaaaagaatcaatcgtaccttgatggatatggtgggcagtatgataagttactccaccttacaatTGAGCCTGTGAATGGAGGCGTTGAAAacggccattcatattctcaataaagtaccagaaaagtcggtgcccaaaacgccgtatgagttgtggacagaaaatgtaccctcactaaaccacttgcgtgtgtgtgggggagccctgctgaggctaaagtatttaacccaaacattgggaagttatatcctaaaacagtaagttgtcatttatttggctacacagaaaagtcataaggttttcgtttctactgtccagagagatatacaaagtttgtggaaacgagacatgctgtcttcctagaggacgaattgatgaaggggagcatggtagctcgagaaattgaccttgaagtgaagcgggtgtaagcgcccactccaatgattcatgagccaattttctcactacctgttgtagCTGCACTgacagtgctagatactatggtgccagcacctgttgttatttcacctatagcaacaatgaatgaacatgaggaacatgttcttcaggattctatagaacctattgccacacatgagggagagcaacaacagcctcaaacagaagatgtgccaaaagtggaggcccctagaaggtctcaaagagttagaaaatcagctatttctgctgattatgaagtgtataacactaagtaatttcaaatggaggatgatcccacctcatttgaagaagtcatgagaagtgatcattcatcaaagtggcttgaggccatggaagatgaaatgaaatcgatgaatgtcaataaagtttgggtTTTGGAAATAATTCATAAAagagtcaaaacagtaggctataaatgggtctacagaacaaaacttggctctcaaaggaatatagagaaatataaagcgcgacttatggcaaaaggctatatgcaaagagaagggattgattacaatgagactttttctccagtctcatgtaaagttttcttcagaatcataatggcattagtggtacATTACGATTgaaaattacatcagatggatgtaaagacggcatttctcaacggagacttggaggaaaatgtttacatggcataaccgaaaggttttgtcatggaaggaaaagaacaaatgggatgccgcctaaagaaatccatttatagattaaaacaagcttcaagacagtagtacttgaagtttgatcagacaataaagaattttgggttttaaaagagaatgtagaggacaattgtgtctatgcaaagtttaagaatgggaagtttatcttccttgtcctgtatgtagatgatatcttacttgctagtagtgatgtcagtctactactagagacaaagaaatTTAATATAAAAGATCTTggcgaagcctcgttcgttctagggatcgagattcaccaagataaaaGAAAatggtataaggactgtcacaaaaggcatacatggaaaagatcttaaagaaattcagtatgcacaaatgtagtttctcacctgctcctatagtcaagggcgacagatatggggattttcaatgccccaggaaccaatatgagctcaatcgacaaagtgaaagtggttccatatgcttcagctgtcggaagcttgcaacatgctcaagtatgtacgcgccctgactttgcatttgttaccgggttttacttggcagattccagaagaATTCTGGAATGGAACACTaaaattgataaagaaagtcttgcgttttttgcaaggaacgaaaggcctcatgatgacatttagaagatctgattcactccacatggtgggatattcagattctgattatgcgagagtgaatgcatatccagacgtggattttctatcatctcgcaaaggagagctatttcatggaaaagctcaaaacaaactgtcactacatcgtccacaatgtatgacggtttgtagcgtgctatgaggcaacgggcaggtgaactaactaacgaagttcatacccggtttgaaggtggttgacgacatctatagaccactaaagtaatactgcgattataatctggcagtacaggatgctcacaacataagtcaagtggtgctgccaaacacattgacatagagtattatgttgtgaaagattaagtccgggatcaagtcataagtcttgagcatataagaacagaaaggatgctcgcggatccacttacaaaaggcttaccacccaacatgttcagaggacatggtgttcagagaacatgtagctagcttgggtttaagggaaagcctaaaatattcctggacaaaagaaggcccaaagataagtatctatttcagaacagagtagtgagttgtagctgttaagtctatcggcaatggatcgtgacgatgagacatgctctatgagctaatctgtaatggaatgaacaaaagcaaatgatatgaaagtgaaagatggaatgagatcaagggggagaatgttagttgatctccaccaataggcccaacggcctattgggccctatctctgctccctgatcgggggagcccaaccctaactcggttggagggcccctgtcgcacggcacacataaaaggaatgtggggttgagggctcggactacgaggttgaccggagccgccacacccaccgaaagagaaaccctaatccgatcctaaagcgtgctgccagcgacgggatggccCACCGACTCCGCCGTCTCCCCTGCAGGTCACCGCCGGCGCTACTGGACTTCTCGCTGGCGCTGGACGTCTTCTACACCGCGACACCGGCTGCGGTGTATCTACCAAAAGGGCGAGGAGCCTACCCTGATGCTACGGGTTACACAGAGGTACGAATCTATGTTTTAACACAGGGATCTCAAATCCTTAAAAGTCTCTGGTATCTCCTCCACAAGGTCATTCCTTGCAAGGTTCAGAGCCCTCAACTCGGTGCACAATGTGATGCCAGGAGGTATGTCACCAGTCAGATTATTGCCACTGTGAGAAGGGAAATACCGGTATGAATGGATGGATTGTATTGCAATGGGACCTTGGCCGGTACATATAGAGTGCCGAAGCACTTGCATGCCTACATGCTAGGGGATCACTAACTCAGTCATAGGATTACAGGTAGGAGCCAATGGCTGAGAACTAGCCTATCTATGGTGAGTACCAAATATAGTCTAACATCCCCCCGCAGTCACAGCGGGAGCGCCGCAGACGATGAGACTGGAGAAGAAGTCAACAAACATCCCCCCATAGTCACAACTTGGTGCAGTGCAGACGCTGGGACTGGAGAGAAAACCGGTAAGGACTCATGCAGATGATAACCCTTTTTGCCGATGTCGAGGTAGACCGAGCGCGAGGGGCGAATAGCCGTAGTCGAAGATGCCGTGCGTAGGATAGCCGTGGTCGACGTAGTAGTCGAGGATGCCGAAGTTGAGGTAGCCGCATAAGCCGCGGGCGCACGAGGGGGTGCCAAGATGGTGGCGCAAAAGAGAAGGCGCCGTAGACGAAGACGTGACACGTCGAGGCAATTGTCGTGGGAGAAGGTCGATGCCGATGATGTAGTCAAGGCCGCCATGGCGAGGCGTGCCCCGGGTTTGCCAGGCCCAATGAACGCATCGAGGACGAAGGCACGCACCGGTGTTGCCAATACCGGACGTGCAAGGGAGAGTGCACAACCAGACACGCCATTGTCTGAGGGACTAGCAGAGGAGGCCTCCATGACAGTCGTAGGTACAGAAGAACGACGGGGTAGAGGGTGTCGATGCAGCCTGCTTGCCAGAGTAGACGAAGTAGACGGGGGAGAGACGGCGACGCTGGCGATGTGGTGTGCTTGACgaagcgaggaggaagaggagtggATGATTCAGCACAGAGCCAAATGATCCGTATGTAGCGGCGGCAGTGCTCGAAGAAGACGGCGTAGAACTCAAACAGCTTGACGAAGACCATGCGCACAGGGCGCAGTGACACGTAGTCGACGACGAAGTCATGGACGTGGTCGGCGACGAGGAAGATGCAACGGCGGTGAAGACTACGGGTGGCGGTGCTGCAGCCTGACAAGGCGAAGCAGCGGCAGCCCATGTGCTCGGAGAAGAGGCGCGCGGTACGAGGACGGACGTCACGGTAGCCGGGTGGATCACGCACATCGGCTGATCAGACCGGGTATGCGCGAGGCGAGACGGCGGTGGGCGAAGTCGGCGGAGGCGTCCCGATCGGTGGAGGCGACAACGAGCCGGCGAAGGACGATGTGCGGACGAAGCGGCGAGGAGGGCGGTGCAGACGGGCGTCCCCTAGAGCGCCGTCCATGTCGCCATGCCACACAGTTGAAGACAAGGAAGGAGCCGGTCGAAGATGAGGAAGGAGCCGGTGAAGTCGACGCCGACATCGAGGTAGAGGCGCAAGGTCGACGGGTGGTGGGCGACGCAAACCCGATCTCTGATCGGGAAAAATAGAAAAGATACTGCAGTAACATCTCGTGTAGGATACCTGGGTGCGCATAGCGAGGATCCCCTCATCATCCTCTTAGCCGAAGCACTTGCATGCCTACATGCTAGGGGATCACTAACTCAGTCATAGGATTACAGGTAGGAGCCAATGGCTGAGAACTAGCCTATCTATGGTGAGTACCAAATATAGTCTAACAGCCACCAATATCAAAAGTGATCAGCCTTGGCAGGAATTCGAAGTTAATAGTGATCGTACCAGCAAGTTGTTCCTTAGGTTGATTACTCTCAGTATTGGACATCTCGATAGGGAAGGAGGCAATTCATCATTGAACCTATTGAAGGCCAAGTTTATGGATTCCAGCATCCTCATACCTCCAAACACATCGGGAATGGAACCAGAGAACCTGTTAGTGGACAAGTCAAGCAGCACAAGCTGAGAGAGTTTACCAAGGGCATAGCCAAGGTTGCCGGTGAATTGTTTTTCATGTAAGCTAAGCCTCCTCAACTTGGACAACGTGTACAGGTCATTGGGCAGATTCCTGGATAAGTTGTTTCTGTCGAGGGAGACCTCCACGAGAGCCTTGCATCGGCTCAGGCCGCAGAGAACCTCACCGGAGAATCCATTCCCTGAGAACCGCAGAACCTCCACCGGCGCAAGACAAAGAGCAGATGAGTTGATGCTGCCAGAGAAGGTGTTGCTAGAAATATCAAGAACCGTTAGGTTCGCGGTGGTGGGGAACACAGGGTGCGGTCCGTCAAAGCTGTTGAAGGAGATATTGACCACCTCGATAGCAGGAAAGCCATCTTCGCTAGCTGGAAACCCGCCAGAGAACAAGTTCATGCTGAGGTCAAGCACACGCAACTCCGTGAGTTGGCCGAGCTCCATGGGCACCTGGCCGCGAAGAGAATTCCGGGACAGGTTTACCCCCACAAGGCTGTTGAGGGAGGCGATCGAGGAGGAGATGCAGCCATTTAGGCTCTTGTTGGAGAGATCCAACCTGACCACCCTCCCAAGATTGCATGAGACGCCGGTCCAGGAACAGCAGAAGGTGTTGTTGGGACCCCATCCGACAAGCCCGTCGCTGTTCTTGTTCAAGCCCTTGGAAAAAGCCAGAAGCGTCTCCAGGTCGGCGGGGTCACAAGTCTGGTTCAGGGGCTGGTCACTGGCGCCATGAACGTGGAGAAGAACAGAGGCGACCAAGACATGAACGAAACAGTAGTTGCCTCCCATCTCCGGTGAGAGGTGGCTGCAGAATCAACTTAGTGCTATATCAAAGTGTtaatgtgttatgttgaattgctCATGTTGCGATGAGGAGTTGGGATCAGAAAGCAGCACTTTGGAATGAAGGAGCTATCAACCATAGTCCATGGTTGACCAGTGAGGCAGTGAGCAGGAAGGAACCAGAAAAGTTAAGCAAGTAGACACTGAAGTGACTGAACACTAAAGCTGATGGAAGGCCTGTATAAAGCAAACAGAATTGGCCAATTCAACGAATTGAAATAAGGAATTTCAAGTCTTAAAGATGGATGGGCGAAAGGGACTGAACCTTGAAGCGAAGTGAGTTGTTAAAGATCTCAAGGTGCTGAAGCTGATCAAGTATTTGTGACCGGAGGGAGTACAAATTTTGTACTGCAAACTAAACCACAACCAGAAGGATCAGGTCCTACCATCCTTCTTCCAATTCTTGCATGATCCCTCAAGAAGCCTGACAAATAATAGCATGAAGATTGAAGGCAGAAGCCTATGCCCAGGAACACCAACTTCATGACGCATGAAGGAATAACTAAGTGCAGTGTAATTGTTGGTCTCACATGTGTAATTCCTCAAATAGTTCCCAGTGGCGCAGGAGAAAGAAGCAACAGTAACCAACTATATAAACCCTTTCCATCTTGGCTGATATCCATGTCCACAAAACCTGATAAATGGAAAACAAACTGAGAATTTTAGAAGCAATGTGAAGAAGGCGACATTAATGGAAAAAATGGGGAAAGCAGAAACTAACTCCTTTTGGAACTAAGATCATCACTTCAAACTGGATAATTCAGGGAAATTAGATCTTCTATTGGTGCATTTGCAACTTTTGAATAAAACAAGTCAGAAAAAAATCATATATGTATCGAAAATGGGAAGGCTGATATGAGTGAAGGTCCCCAAAATAAACCTAACTTAAATCGGTGTCTCCTCAAACTAGTAATAATTTATTAGAAAAAATAAGATCCCTTGGTCTAAAATGAATAGAAGCAATTATAATTAATATGGTAAGATGATTACTTGGTCCGAAATGAGCAGGAGAAAATTGTAGTATCAAAAGAGCAGTTAGATGGATCAACACAGGGTTACTCCAGATTATAGGAGTTTATATTACATTAAATCCTCATGGTGACAAGGCTGTCTCCGCATGATTTAATAAACAAAAAGTATAAATATTACATGAACAAAGAACGGTTCAAATTTCAGATACCTTACATGACGGGAAAATAGTAAGGTTTAGCATAGGACACAAGCTGCTTTGGAGCCTTATGTAGCCAGAAGATTCTTATTTAAGACCGAACCTTTGCAAAATAAATTCGGATGCCTTCCCTTGTAATTTTCCCCCAAAGAACCCTCAAAAGGGCAAAGAGTTCCTACAATTCATTATACAAGTAGATGACCCAGTTTATTATGGTGACCGGGCCCAAAAACCTTATATTGTGTGGTTAATTAATGGAAACTTTGCTGTAATCTCCCGTGTGTATTTAGTTAATGTCTTCAACAGAGGACAAGTTTTATAGCCAGAAATTCTGCTGTTCACAATAGAGAAGCTGAAACAGAAGCAAATAAGCACATTGCTGCAGTAGACACAGAACTTAGGCTCAAACTTGCTTGTTTGTAAGCATACCCCAGAAACTATTGGATGCTCGATATATAGCTTCTCATATCATTTGTTAATTGTTATGCTGAAAAATCTTATTATGCACATCAGCTTTCTTGGTGCCATGAAGGAAAGCATGCCAACTCCTATGCAACAGAAATAAGTTcatggcaacaacaacaacaacaacaaagcctttaagtcccaaacaagttagggtaggctaaaATAAGTTCATGGCAACTTAGCCATTTTTTTTTAAACGAGGTCGGCTCCATTGCCATTAACAACAAAGGCAACCTAGCCATTTAACACTACTTCATTTTCACAACTATCCAACAGTCCCATGTTTCCCATTATTCTATGTAACTCATCACGACAATCATCTATGTGAGTGTGGCATTCATCGTCTGCAGAAAACACATGTACCATTTTCTTAATCTCGATCCAGCTAAGCCCGGGCTCCTTTTCAATCATCAGCCCTCTGATCCTTCTCCTAATTTCAGACACACTATCCCATTTTCCTATAGATGCATAAAGGTTTGAAAGAAGTATATGTGTTGAGAGATCATCTGGATCCTGCTCCAGTGCCTGTTCAGCAGCATGAACACCAATTGACAGATCTTTAAATGTCACGCAAGAGCTTAGCAGAATTCTCCATAGCTCAGGATATCTCTTGGCAGAAGGAGATTTATTAATTAAATCAACTGCTTCCTCCAATAAACCTGCCCTACTCAACAAACTCACCATGCTAGTGTAGTGTTTGAACCCTGGTACAATGCCATCATTTATCATACAGAACCAATAAAGCTTTCCTTTCTCAACCAGTCCACAATGGCTACAAGCAGAAAGGAGGGAGATATAAGTTACATGGTCAGGTTGCAGACCACTACGAATCATGTCACCAAATAGTTTGAATGCCATTTCAGAATCCCCATGATTGCCATATCCTCCTATCATAGAATTCCAGCACTTCAAATCTGGCTTCTGTATGGTGCAGAAAACTGAATAGACACCTCGAAGAGTACCATTTTTCGCATACATGTCAACAAGGCTACCAGAGACACAAATATTTCCTTCATAACCACTTTTTACCACTTGAGCATGGAGCATTTCCCCTTGCTTAAGGCCTGCAAGATCTGCCGTGGAATTCAAAGCACTGCTAAGAGAGAAGTTATCAACCTTGTGCCCTACCTGCAGCATGCCAATAAAATATTTCAATGACAGTTCTCCTTCACCTAGTGCAGAATGGCCAGCAACCATCTCAGTCCACATGATAACATCTTTCACCATAACGGAATCAAACAAAATCTGAGCAGAGCCTGGATCCTCATTTGTGAAATACATATTGAGCAGTGTATTCGCAACAAAGACACTGCCCTCCAACCCAACTTTGATCACACCAGCATGAAGTGGTTTGCCACTACACATTGCTGGTAAAGGAGCAGCTGCAGCCACCACAGCTGCAAATGTATACTCATCTGGAGCCAGCCATTCAGAGGACACAGCCTTCAGCTGCACAAAGGCCTGCATTGCGCTCCATCCATCCCCAACACCAGAAAATCCAGCAATTATGGTATTCCATGACACCAAGTCTGGTGTTTCAATCCTCTGAAACACACGCACTGCAGTGCCCAGATCACAACAGCAGCAGTACATATCAAGCAGCGCATTCTGCAGCGGCAAATCAGGATCAAGCTCCTCTGATTTCACCACCCATCCATGTAGCGCGCGCCCATGGTGCAAGTCCCCAGAGCGCCCGCACCCACTCAGCACCGAAGAAAGGGTGCTCTCTGTAGGCGCCAGCCCAGTGCTCACCATCCGGCAGAACTTCCCCAGGGCGCGGTCAAGGTAACCATACCGTACATTGCAGTGCATCACACAGTTCCACGCCACCACATCCGGCGTCATCATTTCGTCGAACACCTGGTTAGCGTCCCTCGGCGACCCGCACCCGGAATACATCTGGAGCAGCGCGGTCGGCACAATGTCGCTGGCGAGGAAGCCGAGCGCCGCAGCCTGCGCGTGCGCGGCGGCACCCGCGCAGCCATCGCGCAGCGCGCCGGCGGCGCGGAGGACGGCGCAGAGGCTTGGGGCGGTGGGGCGGAGACCCGACGCGTGCAGGCCGCGGAAGAGCCCGAAGGCGTCCGGCGCGTGCCTCGGGGTGCGCGAGAGCGCGGAGAGGACGGTGTTGTAGGAGACCACGGAGGCGCACGGCGTGGAGCGGAGGAGGGCGAGGGCGTCGGGGACCGCGGAGAGGCGGCAGTAGAGGGCGAGCAGCTGGTTAGCGAGGAAGGTGGGCGGGCGGGGCGCGGACGGCAGGGACGAGACCACGAGGAGCGCGTGCAGCGCGCGCGCGCGGCGTAGGACGGCGCGCGGCGGGGAGCGGGTGCCGAACAGCGCCTCGCCCGCCGCGGCGAGCGCCGGCTCAAGGCTCTGGAAGCCGAGGCGCAACGACATGGAGAGCGGCGCGCGCGCTGGCTGGCGCAGTGCACCAGGCGGGCGGGCTCCACCCCGTAACCGTTGTCAATCAAAACTCAAGAGACGCGACGCCACTGTGATCCACTAGTCAACATGCGCTAGGCACGGTGGCAGTGTGGCACCGAGCCCTCGTTCTACACCACGATCGGCGGGGAGAGAGTGCCCCACGTTCTACACCTCGCAGCAATGTCGTGTCCTCGCCAATGGCGCCGCGCGGCAGTGGCAGCTTCCGCCCAGGGGGCTGCTTCCACCGCTCCACCATCTGTCGGCTGTCGCGCCGCCTCGCTACATTTGAACATGAGCACCACCTGTCGCAGACTCGCAGCGCACGCTCCCCGAGCCCCGACGTCTCCGAATCTCTCGGCCGCCACCACACGCAGGTGGGCCGTGGGGATCCTCGCCAACGCAACCTTATTCCACCTCTTCCTGGTCGGCACTTGAGATGCCTTACCGTAATGCTGCGCCCGACAGGTCGGCATTTGCTGCTTTGCTGAAGGCGTGCGGTGGTTTGGAGGACTTGGCAGTAAAGACGGGCATGGCATCTGCTTCAAAAGGGGACAATGTCTTTTGGAAGCAGATGCAGTCATAGGAAGACTCTGCCAAGCATTTGCAAGATCCATCAAGATGCTGAAGTGGCAGAAATTACTGCTGCAATATTCTACGCCTAGATCCAGATGATTCATCAGTTTAAATTCTTCTCTCAAATATATATGCTGCCATGTTGAATCAGGGAAATGAGCTGGTGTTTCACTGAAGAACTAAGAGGCAGGGATGACTGTCACTCAACCTATGCATTGAAATGTCCACAAAGCTGTCTAGATACAAGATACTTCACCAACGTGCAGGTATTGCAAATGGAAATCCGATACTCTGTCAAATGATGAACCGTTCATTGGGCATCCTGTTCTATTTAATTCAAATCGAAGAGTGGAAAACAAAAAGGTTCAAAcacattggccccgttcggccagtagaattttggctgaaactggctgaaaaatactcttctggctgaattgtcgtgagagaaaaacattgttccggctgaaaaaataagccgaacaaaccgaatatggggtaagccgaaaaGAGCCATTATATCAGGTTTGGATGGAAAAATAAGTGCAGTTCTGCGATCACTTTACCGCTTTTGTTATTTTGACTTGTTATAAAAGTTTCGCAATCAACTAAGCTTCAATCGATTCGAGTTGATCCTCAA from Miscanthus floridulus cultivar M001 chromosome 11, ASM1932011v1, whole genome shotgun sequence includes these protein-coding regions:
- the LOC136494543 gene encoding pentatricopeptide repeat-containing protein At3g50420-like, with the protein product MSLRLGFQSLEPALAAAGEALFGTRSPPRAVLRRARALHALLVVSSLPSAPRPPTFLANQLLALYCRLSAVPDALALLRSTPCASVVSYNTVLSALSRTPRHAPDAFGLFRGLHASGLRPTAPSLCAVLRAAGALRDGCAGAAAHAQAAALGFLASDIVPTALLQMYSGCGSPRDANQVFDEMMTPDVVAWNCVMHCNVRYGYLDRALGKFCRMVSTGLAPTESTLSSVLSGCGRSGDLHHGRALHGWVVKSEELDPDLPLQNALLDMYCCCCDLGTAVRVFQRIETPDLVSWNTIIAGFSGVGDGWSAMQAFVQLKAVSSEWLAPDEYTFAAVVAAAAPLPAMCSGKPLHAGVIKVGLEGSVFVANTLLNMYFTNEDPGSAQILFDSVMVKDVIMWTEMVAGHSALGEGELSLKYFIGMLQVGHKVDNFSLSSALNSTADLAGLKQGEMLHAQVVKSGYEGNICVSGSLVDMYAKNGTLRGVYSVFCTIQKPDLKCWNSMIGGYGNHGDSEMAFKLFGDMIRSGLQPDHVTYISLLSACSHCGLVEKGKLYWFCMINDGIVPGFKHYTSMVSLLSRAGLLEEAVDLINKSPSAKRYPELWRILLSSCVTFKDLSIGVHAAEQALEQDPDDLSTHILLSNLYASIGKWDSVSEIRRRIRGLMIEKEPGLSWIEIKKMVHVFSADDECHTHIDDCRDELHRIMGNMGLLDSCENEVVLNG